The Vulpes vulpes isolate BD-2025 unplaced genomic scaffold, VulVul3 u000000659, whole genome shotgun sequence genome contains a region encoding:
- the LOC112935026 gene encoding membrane-spanning 4-domains subfamily A member 4A-like isoform X1, protein MDLQQRNPAIHQGQTGPGPLPQEAQRNLQNFLKGQPVIIGVSQIMIGLMNICLWIMVKVFLSFHKLHLFLEDTVYTFIFLLGPTFLITSGTVSIVSGMKTTKRMIYGSIGTNTVAAILTGVSLIIVAFRIAISLYFLPSTSIRYFMIGIMSMKLILIILGLILSVLLSAFGCSAVCCGTTSVVVDLSSNECELPISALYHNYDDVAFQPT, encoded by the exons ATGGATCTTCAGCAGAGAAATCCAGCCATCCACCAGGGCCAAACTGGGCCAGGGCCTCTGcctcaggaggcacagagaaacctGCAGAATTTCCTAAAGGGGCAGCCAGTTATTATTGGG GTGAGCCAAATCATGATTGGCCTAATGAATATTTGCCTGTGGATTATGGTAAAAGTCTTCCTTTCATTCCATAAACTACATCTATTCCTAGAGGATACTGTATAtaccttcattttccttttgggaCCAACTTTT TTAATCACATCCGGAACTGTGTCTATTGTGTCAGGGATGAAGACAACAAAACGGATG ATCTATGGCAGCATTGGAACAAACACTGTGGCCGCCATATTGACAGGAGTGTCCCTAATAATCGTTGCATTCAGAATAGCCATATCCCTTTACTTCCTACCAAGCACATCAATTCGTTATTTCATGATT gGGATTATGAGTATGAAGCTTATCCTCATCATCCTCGGACTCATCCTCTCAGTGCTGCTTTCTGCTTTTGGATGCAGCGCGGTCTGCTGTGGTACGACCTCG GTGGTTGTCGACTTATCCTCCAATGAGTGTGAACTTCCCATATCTGCTCTTTATCATAATTATGATGATGTGGCTTTCCAACCCACTTAG
- the LOC112935026 gene encoding uncharacterized protein isoform X2, protein MDLQQRNPAIHQGQTGPGPLPQEAQRNLQNFLKGQPVIIGVSQIMIGLMNICLWIMVKVFLSFHKLHLFLEDTVYTFIFLLGPTFIYGSIGTNTVAAILTGVSLIIVAFRIAISLYFLPSTSIRYFMIGIMSMKLILIILGLILSVLLSAFGCSAVCCGTTSVVVDLSSNECELPISALYHNYDDVAFQPT, encoded by the exons ATGGATCTTCAGCAGAGAAATCCAGCCATCCACCAGGGCCAAACTGGGCCAGGGCCTCTGcctcaggaggcacagagaaacctGCAGAATTTCCTAAAGGGGCAGCCAGTTATTATTGGG GTGAGCCAAATCATGATTGGCCTAATGAATATTTGCCTGTGGATTATGGTAAAAGTCTTCCTTTCATTCCATAAACTACATCTATTCCTAGAGGATACTGTATAtaccttcattttccttttgggaCCAACTTTT ATCTATGGCAGCATTGGAACAAACACTGTGGCCGCCATATTGACAGGAGTGTCCCTAATAATCGTTGCATTCAGAATAGCCATATCCCTTTACTTCCTACCAAGCACATCAATTCGTTATTTCATGATT gGGATTATGAGTATGAAGCTTATCCTCATCATCCTCGGACTCATCCTCTCAGTGCTGCTTTCTGCTTTTGGATGCAGCGCGGTCTGCTGTGGTACGACCTCG GTGGTTGTCGACTTATCCTCCAATGAGTGTGAACTTCCCATATCTGCTCTTTATCATAATTATGATGATGTGGCTTTCCAACCCACTTAG